Genomic window (Blattabacterium cuenoti):
CATTTTTCTCTTTATGCTTTAAAAAAATTATATATAAAACAATACAATATTGTAGGAATAATTACAAGCCCTGACAATAAATTTTTTAAAAATAAAGGAAAAAAAGCATTTACTCCTGTAAAAATATACGCATTAGAAAATAATATACCCTTTTTACAACCTAAAAATCTTACAAGTTATTCTTTTTTAGAGAATCTAAAAATATGGAATGCAGATATACAAATTGTTGTTTCTTTTAGAATTTTACCTAAAGAAGTATGGAATTTTCCTAAAATGGGGTCTTTTAATTTACATGCATCTCTTCTTCCACAATATAGAGGAGCTGCTCCTATTCATTGGGCAATTATTAATGGAGAAAAAAAAACTGGATTGACAACTTTTTTCATAGAAGAAAAAATAGATTCTGGAAAAATTATTTTACAAAAAAAAATAAAAATAAGAAAAAAAGAAACAGCAGGAGAATTAGAAAAAAAATTAAAAAGAATGAGTGGTCCTATAGTAATTCAAACTTTAGAAAATATTGTGACAAACAAAATGAAACCTATTTCTCAAAATCATATTGATTCTTATTTATTAAAAAATGCTCCAAAAATATCGACAGAAGACTGTAGAATACAATGGGGTAATCCTTCTATAGAATCTATATACAATAAAATAAGAGGATTAAGTCCTTATCCTACAGCGTGGACTTTATTATTTTTCAATAATAAAAAATTTGTTAGATTTAAAATCTTTTTTGTAAAAAAAATACGGAATATCCATACTTTTCCAACTGGATCTATATTCATTATTTCATCCAATGAAATGAAAATATCTGTTAAAGAGGGGTTTATCTCTATTATCGAAGGACAAATAGAGGGAAAAAAAAGAATGTATATAAAAAATTTAATTAACGGATTGAAAATAAGAGAAAATCTCTTCGTTCGATAAAAAATTTTAATCATTTATTCTTTATATATAATATATATTTGCTGTTGCTTTAATTATAAGATTATTTTTATAGTTAACTAAAATTAAATTAATTATTCATGAATAAAACAGAATTGGTTAATTCAATAGCTGAAAAAACTGGAATAACAAAAATAAAAGCTAAAAACGTGACAGATGCATTTATAGAAACAGTAATCGAATCTCTAAAAAAAGGAGAGAAGGTTACTTTAGTCGGATTTGGGACCTTTTCTGTGGTAGAAAGACATCCCAGAAATGGAGTTAACCCTAGAACAGGAAAAAAAATACATATTCCAGGAAAAAAAGTAGCTAAATTTAAAATAGGAGCAGAATTGACAAAATTCTGACTTTAAAGAGATAAAGTTTAAAAACTTTATCTCTTTATTTTATATTATGGAGATAATCTATATAAGATCCATTTTTTTTCTTTCCCTAAAAGATAAACAAGTCTATCATGAAGTCTGTTAGGTTGCCCCTGCCAAAATTCCATTTTGTAAGG
Coding sequences:
- the fmt gene encoding methionyl-tRNA formyltransferase, with product MKKFPKIVFIGSNHFSLYALKKLYIKQYNIVGIITSPDNKFFKNKGKKAFTPVKIYALENNIPFLQPKNLTSYSFLENLKIWNADIQIVVSFRILPKEVWNFPKMGSFNLHASLLPQYRGAAPIHWAIINGEKKTGLTTFFIEEKIDSGKIILQKKIKIRKKETAGELEKKLKRMSGPIVIQTLENIVTNKMKPISQNHIDSYLLKNAPKISTEDCRIQWGNPSIESIYNKIRGLSPYPTAWTLLFFNNKKFVRFKIFFVKKIRNIHTFPTGSIFIISSNEMKISVKEGFISIIEGQIEGKKRMYIKNLINGLKIRENLFVR
- a CDS encoding HU family DNA-binding protein; the encoded protein is MNKTELVNSIAEKTGITKIKAKNVTDAFIETVIESLKKGEKVTLVGFGTFSVVERHPRNGVNPRTGKKIHIPGKKVAKFKIGAELTKF